From Stenotrophomonas nitritireducens, the proteins below share one genomic window:
- a CDS encoding TonB-dependent receptor — MIKPLSAAISAVLLASAMSPAFAQDAATGDAATTLDQVIVTGTRTPVAIDKVPGAVTLISPEQVQRTLNLTEDATAVLARMVPGYSESSQAMSNSGETLRGRVALRLFDGVPQGSPLREGSRNGTFTDMGVIGRIEVINGPSAAEGIGGAGGVINYLSKNPDVAGHETTVTTRYSSQFKDDSAQSKIGVTHAFKGDAVDYLISGAYIDRGISYDGDGRRVGLNTSGSLSDSYSKNLFMKGGYNFGEGQMQRIQASYSNFHIGGKHNYIPVEGCRAGDDGCTKPTTNTAEKGSIAGALAEFNDFEQFAVKYTNADFFGGDLSVDAYWAEQAMRYVPENGDDRQLTKPAPTDDALRIWDQSEINSEKKGLRFGYAYGELFKVEGLRLRAGLDLVEDTAEQRLALTNRLWVPPMKYTSIAPYAQLSWDIGPVTLDAGIRREDGQLEIDSYTTVAFRDHTPVQGGKMDYKANMPNFGAIWRITDQWSVFASYSEGFGIANVGIPLRNIQASSPCKAVSCIADLQPLITENKEIGFNWRGAQGQIGASVYRSTSDFGSTLTIDKATDDFILTRAPVEIEGFELNSAWTFNEQWKASFLYSRIRGQTQYYPGSGLKKEMGILDISPDKVNASVTWTPTDNLNATLGVSKTFSRDLRETFVNPATNAVYKNEENTYGYALWDLSVNYDIGRYGQLALGVENLFDKQYVLTWSQLPGWQNYFSGRGRMVSLTHTFKF; from the coding sequence ATGATCAAGCCACTTTCGGCCGCCATCAGCGCGGTGCTGCTCGCCAGCGCGATGAGCCCCGCTTTTGCACAGGATGCCGCCACCGGCGACGCCGCCACCACGCTGGACCAGGTGATCGTCACCGGTACCCGCACCCCGGTCGCCATCGACAAGGTCCCCGGTGCGGTCACCCTGATCAGCCCGGAGCAGGTGCAGCGCACGCTGAACCTGACCGAAGACGCCACCGCCGTGCTCGCACGCATGGTGCCGGGCTATTCCGAATCCTCGCAGGCGATGAGCAACTCCGGTGAGACCCTGCGCGGTCGCGTCGCGCTGCGCCTGTTCGACGGCGTGCCACAGGGTTCGCCGCTGCGCGAAGGCAGCCGCAACGGCACCTTCACCGACATGGGCGTGATCGGCCGCATCGAAGTCATCAACGGCCCGTCCGCCGCTGAAGGCATCGGCGGCGCCGGTGGCGTGATCAACTACCTGTCCAAGAACCCGGACGTGGCTGGCCACGAAACCACCGTCACCACCCGTTACAGCAGCCAGTTCAAGGACGACAGCGCACAGTCCAAGATCGGCGTCACCCACGCCTTCAAGGGCGACGCGGTCGACTACCTGATCAGCGGCGCCTACATCGACCGTGGCATCTCCTATGACGGCGACGGCCGCCGCGTTGGCCTGAACACCTCCGGTTCGCTGTCCGATTCGTACAGCAAGAACCTGTTCATGAAGGGTGGCTACAACTTCGGCGAAGGCCAGATGCAGCGCATCCAGGCCAGCTACAGCAACTTCCACATCGGCGGCAAGCACAACTACATTCCGGTGGAAGGTTGCCGTGCCGGTGATGACGGCTGCACCAAGCCGACCACCAATACCGCTGAAAAGGGCTCCATCGCCGGTGCACTGGCCGAGTTCAATGATTTCGAACAGTTCGCGGTGAAGTACACAAACGCCGATTTCTTCGGCGGCGACCTCAGCGTTGACGCGTACTGGGCCGAGCAAGCCATGCGCTACGTGCCGGAGAACGGCGACGACCGCCAGCTGACCAAGCCGGCCCCGACCGATGACGCCCTGCGCATCTGGGACCAGTCGGAAATCAACAGCGAGAAGAAGGGCCTGCGCTTCGGCTATGCCTACGGCGAGCTGTTCAAGGTCGAAGGCCTGCGCCTGCGTGCCGGCCTGGACCTGGTGGAAGACACCGCCGAGCAGCGCCTGGCGTTGACCAACCGCCTGTGGGTGCCGCCGATGAAGTACACCAGCATTGCGCCGTACGCGCAGCTGAGCTGGGATATCGGCCCGGTGACCCTGGACGCCGGCATCCGCCGCGAAGACGGCCAGCTGGAAATCGACAGCTACACCACCGTTGCCTTCCGCGACCACACCCCGGTGCAGGGCGGCAAGATGGATTACAAGGCCAACATGCCCAACTTCGGTGCGATCTGGCGCATCACCGACCAGTGGTCGGTGTTCGCTTCGTACTCCGAAGGCTTCGGCATCGCCAACGTCGGCATTCCGCTGCGCAACATCCAGGCCAGCAGCCCGTGCAAGGCCGTGTCCTGCATCGCTGATCTGCAGCCGCTGATCACCGAGAACAAGGAAATCGGCTTCAACTGGCGTGGCGCGCAGGGCCAGATCGGTGCCTCCGTGTACCGCTCGACCTCGGACTTCGGCTCCACCCTGACCATCGACAAGGCCACCGACGACTTCATCCTGACCCGTGCACCGGTCGAGATCGAAGGCTTCGAGTTGAACAGCGCCTGGACCTTCAACGAGCAGTGGAAGGCCAGCTTCCTGTACTCGCGCATCCGTGGCCAGACCCAGTACTACCCGGGCTCGGGCCTGAAGAAGGAAATGGGCATCCTGGACATCTCGCCGGACAAGGTGAATGCCTCGGTGACCTGGACCCCGACCGACAACCTCAATGCAACGCTGGGTGTGAGCAAGACCTTCAGCCGCGACCTGCGTGAGACCTTCGTCAATCCGGCTACCAACGCGGTCTACAAGAACGAAGAGAACACCTATGGCTATGCGCTGTGGGACCTGAGCGTGAACTACGACATCGGCCGTTACGGCCAGCTGGCACTGGGCGTTGAGAACCTGTTCGACAAGCAGTACGTGTTGACCTGGTCGCAGCTGCCGGGCTGGCAGAACTACTTCTCCGGCCGCGGCCGGATGGTGTCGCTGACCCACACCTTCAAGTTCTGA
- a CDS encoding LysR family transcriptional regulator, translating into METQFLNTFVTVVDRGSMAAAARLLHITPAAVAQQIRTLERELGAPLIARAGRTVSVTEEGARILQRARDLLRGVADLRSVANESGMAGELRLGACPTALGGLVPDILARMVAKFPEINVFIKPGYSADLYGAVESGDLDAAMVLQAPFSLPKTCDWQLLREEPLVVLAPARMAGADPHQLLREEPLIRYDRHEWGGRQADEYLRKAGIVPRERFELNALNAIAVMVDRGLGVSLVPDWAKPWPEGISVVRLPLPEASEPRRIGMVWSRASVRLRQVNVLLDEARTALLQPTD; encoded by the coding sequence GTGGAAACCCAGTTTCTCAATACCTTTGTTACCGTGGTCGACCGTGGCTCCATGGCCGCGGCCGCCCGCCTGCTGCACATCACCCCGGCCGCCGTCGCCCAGCAGATCCGCACGCTGGAACGCGAGCTGGGCGCACCGCTGATCGCCCGCGCCGGGCGCACCGTCAGCGTCACCGAAGAAGGTGCGCGCATCCTGCAGCGCGCGCGCGATCTGCTGCGCGGCGTGGCGGATCTGCGCAGCGTCGCCAATGAAAGCGGCATGGCCGGCGAGCTGCGGCTGGGCGCCTGCCCCACTGCATTGGGCGGACTGGTACCGGACATCCTGGCGCGGATGGTGGCCAAGTTCCCCGAGATCAACGTCTTCATCAAGCCTGGTTATTCGGCCGACCTGTACGGCGCAGTGGAATCGGGCGACCTGGACGCGGCGATGGTGCTGCAGGCGCCGTTCTCGCTGCCCAAGACCTGCGACTGGCAGCTGCTTCGCGAAGAGCCGCTGGTGGTGCTGGCGCCGGCACGCATGGCCGGTGCCGACCCGCACCAGCTGCTGCGCGAGGAACCGCTGATCCGCTATGACCGTCACGAATGGGGCGGCCGCCAGGCTGACGAATACCTGCGCAAGGCGGGCATCGTGCCGCGCGAACGGTTCGAACTGAACGCCCTGAACGCGATTGCGGTGATGGTTGATCGCGGCCTGGGTGTGTCGCTGGTGCCGGACTGGGCCAAGCCGTGGCCGGAAGGCATCTCGGTGGTGCGCCTGCCCCTGCCAGAAGCCAGCGAGCCGCGCCGTATCGGCATGGTCTGGTCACGCGCCTCGGTGCGCCTGCGCCAAGTCAATGTGCTGCTGGACGAGGCGCGCACGGCGCTGTTGCAGCCAACGGATTGA
- a CDS encoding sodium:solute symporter gives MPKPLATALAALSHRFSLGFRLLVVTTLLALSGTALAGDSLTSVKTGTLPALPDAQPVQQLLDVDGRLLARSGEHAWLLGKDGKAWTPASGIGNELVQGVVRNGASTWLLTGPDASHSDQLQQLTLKGENLAKGAALALPTRLANAQAAALDGTLFVAGVDDSGVTQLYRKPATAAQWQPQPVWPGAAAVVAMQGQKAALYVVVGNNGAQQLLRWSAEKGWQNLPAIGGDVVPGSLRSLGQAHLLMQVRDADGNSHARTFHSITSAWLDLPDTEATAPLSTTTWGTGLAWAAADGSVHTFEVEGSKHLLRWLDWAVIVVYLAAMLGIGAWFYFQEKHGTTSDFFVGGRSIPFWAAGVSLYATNTSSISFIAIPAKAFETNWQYLTNNLIAVAGLIFVAIWIVPLLRRLDLMSVFSYLETRFHPAIRMLASALCIVMQIGSRMSVILFLPALAISTITGLDVAWSIMLMGIFTIIYTTMGGMKAVIWTDFVQVFVMFGGAIFAIGFILYQINGGVPEFLAAAASENKTQLFDFSFDLTKATVWGFIFLVLFDVVLTFPKDQVLMQRVLSTKSDKEAGRSVWTFAAMMIPGGFIFYGIGTALWVYYRDNPERMNPLLPIDATFPLFIAAELPAGVTGLIIAGIFAAAMSTLSSIINSVSTLASVDFYEKLKKDATPKQSVRFAEWIGVLVGLIAIGIALVMSRYDIHSLFDVSIELAGLLGGGFAGAYTLGMFTRRANSQGVAIGVAGSIALTLLCWSMDLVHPYFYLAISIFLCIVIGYVASLFFPAPNRSLKGLTIYKQDAV, from the coding sequence ATGCCCAAGCCCTTGGCCACCGCGCTCGCCGCGCTGTCGCATCGCTTCTCGCTCGGCTTCCGCCTGCTTGTCGTCACCACCTTGTTGGCGCTGAGCGGCACGGCATTGGCCGGTGACAGCCTCACCTCGGTAAAGACCGGCACGCTGCCGGCGCTGCCCGATGCCCAGCCCGTTCAACAGCTGCTGGATGTCGACGGCCGCCTGCTGGCCCGTTCCGGCGAGCATGCCTGGCTGCTCGGCAAAGATGGCAAGGCGTGGACGCCTGCCAGCGGCATCGGCAACGAGCTCGTGCAGGGTGTCGTGCGCAATGGCGCCAGCACCTGGCTGCTGACTGGACCGGACGCCAGCCACAGCGATCAGCTGCAGCAGCTCACACTCAAGGGCGAGAACCTGGCCAAGGGCGCGGCGCTGGCGTTGCCGACGCGCTTGGCCAACGCCCAGGCTGCGGCGCTGGACGGCACGTTGTTCGTCGCCGGTGTGGACGACAGCGGCGTCACCCAGCTGTACCGCAAGCCGGCCACGGCCGCGCAATGGCAACCGCAGCCGGTATGGCCCGGGGCCGCCGCCGTGGTCGCCATGCAGGGCCAGAAAGCGGCGCTGTATGTCGTCGTCGGCAACAACGGGGCGCAACAACTGCTGCGCTGGAGCGCGGAAAAGGGCTGGCAGAACCTGCCGGCGATCGGCGGCGATGTAGTACCCGGCTCGCTGCGCTCGCTCGGCCAGGCGCATCTGCTGATGCAGGTACGCGACGCCGACGGCAACAGCCACGCGCGTACTTTCCACAGCATCACCAGTGCCTGGCTGGACCTGCCCGATACAGAAGCCACTGCCCCGTTGAGCACCACCACCTGGGGCACCGGCCTGGCCTGGGCAGCGGCCGATGGCAGCGTGCATACGTTTGAAGTAGAGGGCAGCAAGCACCTGCTGCGCTGGCTGGACTGGGCGGTGATCGTGGTCTACCTGGCCGCCATGCTCGGCATCGGCGCCTGGTTCTATTTCCAGGAAAAACACGGCACCACTTCGGACTTCTTCGTCGGTGGCCGCAGCATTCCGTTCTGGGCGGCGGGCGTGAGCCTGTACGCGACCAATACCAGCTCGATCAGCTTCATCGCCATCCCCGCCAAGGCCTTTGAAACCAACTGGCAGTACCTGACCAACAACCTGATCGCGGTGGCGGGCCTGATCTTCGTGGCGATCTGGATCGTGCCGCTGCTGCGCCGGCTGGACCTGATGAGCGTGTTCTCCTATCTGGAAACCCGCTTCCACCCGGCCATCCGCATGCTCGCAAGCGCGCTGTGCATCGTCATGCAGATCGGCAGCCGGATGAGCGTGATCCTGTTCCTGCCGGCGCTGGCCATCTCCACCATCACCGGTCTGGATGTGGCGTGGAGCATCATGTTGATGGGTATCTTCACCATCATCTACACCACCATGGGCGGCATGAAGGCGGTGATCTGGACCGACTTCGTGCAGGTCTTCGTGATGTTCGGCGGCGCCATTTTCGCCATCGGCTTCATCCTCTACCAGATCAACGGCGGCGTGCCGGAGTTCCTGGCCGCGGCCGCTTCCGAGAACAAGACCCAGCTGTTTGATTTCAGCTTCGACCTGACCAAGGCCACCGTCTGGGGCTTCATCTTCCTGGTGCTGTTCGACGTGGTGCTCACCTTCCCCAAGGACCAGGTCTTGATGCAGCGCGTGCTGTCGACCAAGTCCGACAAGGAAGCCGGCCGTTCGGTATGGACCTTCGCGGCGATGATGATCCCCGGCGGCTTCATCTTCTACGGCATCGGCACCGCGCTGTGGGTCTACTACCGCGACAACCCGGAGCGGATGAATCCGCTGCTGCCGATCGACGCGACCTTCCCGCTGTTCATCGCCGCCGAGCTGCCGGCCGGCGTCACCGGGCTGATCATCGCCGGCATCTTCGCCGCTGCCATGTCGACCCTGTCCAGCATCATCAACAGTGTCTCTACGCTGGCCTCGGTCGACTTCTACGAGAAGCTGAAAAAGGATGCGACGCCCAAGCAGAGCGTGCGCTTCGCCGAATGGATCGGCGTGCTGGTCGGCCTGATCGCCATCGGCATTGCGCTGGTGATGAGCCGCTACGACATCCACTCGCTGTTCGACGTCTCGATCGAACTGGCCGGCCTGCTCGGTGGTGGCTTCGCTGGTGCCTACACGCTGGGCATGTTCACCCGCCGCGCCAATTCGCAGGGTGTGGCGATTGGCGTGGCTGGCAGCATCGCGCTGACCCTGCTGTGCTGGTCAATGGATCTGGTCCACCCGTACTTCTACCTGGCCATCTCGATCTTCCTGTGCATCGTGATCGGCTATGTGGCCAGCCTGTTCTTCCCAGCGCCGAACCGCTCGCTGAAGGGCCTGACCATCTACAAGCAGGACGCAGTGTGA
- a CDS encoding HpcH/HpaI aldolase/citrate lyase family protein, with product MRSKLFVPGARPELFDKALASAADALSFDLEDSVPEAGKQAARDNLASFLARTDVIASNKLLIVRTNATDSPHFAADLAAMALPGVWLLNIPKVESAAQVRQVVVALERAEAANGVTRPIGLLLNIETPRGLRLAAELAAAHPRVAGLQLGLGDLFAPNGIARTPANVHAVLFAVKMAATEAGVFACDGAWPDVADAEGFRVEAVLSQQLGFIGKSCIHPRQIGQANVIFSVPEAELDEAQRIVAAAREASGQGRGAFLFEGRMIDVPYLRRAEALLAGAQRA from the coding sequence ATGCGTAGCAAGCTGTTTGTGCCCGGCGCACGTCCGGAACTGTTCGACAAGGCCTTGGCCAGTGCGGCCGATGCCCTGTCCTTCGATCTGGAGGATTCCGTACCCGAGGCCGGCAAACAGGCGGCGCGCGATAACCTCGCCAGCTTCCTCGCCCGCACCGATGTGATTGCCAGCAACAAGCTGCTGATCGTCCGCACCAATGCCACTGACAGCCCGCACTTCGCCGCCGATCTGGCCGCGATGGCGCTGCCCGGGGTTTGGCTGCTGAATATCCCCAAGGTGGAATCGGCCGCGCAGGTGCGGCAGGTTGTCGTTGCACTGGAACGGGCCGAGGCCGCCAATGGCGTGACCCGCCCGATCGGCCTGCTGCTGAACATCGAAACCCCGCGCGGCCTGCGCCTGGCCGCTGAACTGGCCGCCGCGCACCCGCGCGTGGCCGGCCTGCAGCTGGGGCTGGGTGATCTGTTCGCGCCCAATGGCATTGCCCGCACCCCGGCCAATGTGCATGCGGTGCTGTTCGCGGTGAAAATGGCGGCCACCGAAGCCGGCGTGTTCGCCTGCGACGGTGCCTGGCCGGACGTGGCCGATGCGGAAGGTTTCCGCGTCGAGGCGGTGTTGTCGCAGCAACTGGGCTTCATCGGCAAGAGCTGCATCCACCCGCGCCAGATCGGCCAGGCCAACGTGATTTTCAGCGTGCCCGAGGCCGAACTGGACGAGGCACAGCGTATTGTTGCGGCCGCGCGCGAGGCCAGCGGGCAGGGCCGCGGTGCGTTCCTGTTCGAGGGACGCATGATCGATGTGCCCTATCTGCGCCGGGCCGAAGCCCTGCTCGCCGGCGCCCAACGCGCCTGA
- a CDS encoding GmrSD restriction endonuclease domain-containing protein, with translation MTTFDSTKLPLKELLKDIVQGKIQLPDFQRGWVWDDEHVRSLLVSLGRSFPVGAVMLLETGGQVRFQVRPVENVPEQGLLAPEQLILDGQQRLTTLTQVLKLDGPVQTRNEKGRDVQRYYYIHIPTALDGPDRLDDAIITTDETRQQRSEFKRKLDLDLSTRELECQHLYFPCSAILDPMSWLKDLYQHNPGAVAQFFEFKDAVLDAYNEYQLPLIVLKKETSKEAVCLVFEKVNTGGVPLSVFELVTASYAADGYNLRDDWYGSAQRKTPSRYKRMKNAEALLETVQNTDFLQSITLLHTLQRRREDIAANKQGKSIAPVSAKRSAVLELPLDAYKQRADALEGGFVQAARFLRDECVRQTRDLPYRTQLAPLAAVMAELGPNRWREPRIYQKLASWYWCGVLGELYGGAVETRVANDVEDVLAWLDDDSQVPRTVQDANFQADRLKSLRSRQSAAYKGVNVLVQRGGAKDFYWKSSIRELDADDVALDIHHIFPRDWCIKQGIEAKVYDSIINKTAISYRANRKIGGAAPSQYLSSLQQDKQVQLGDTEMDAVLQSHGIPSAAMRSDDFDGFYAQRSEGLMSLIKAAMAKTSANDQPSGSN, from the coding sequence ATGACTACATTCGACAGCACCAAACTGCCGCTCAAAGAGCTGCTCAAAGACATCGTGCAAGGCAAGATCCAGCTGCCGGATTTCCAGCGTGGCTGGGTCTGGGATGACGAACATGTCCGCAGCCTGCTGGTCAGCCTTGGTCGCTCATTCCCGGTAGGCGCGGTGATGCTGCTGGAGACCGGCGGCCAGGTGCGCTTCCAGGTACGCCCGGTGGAAAACGTGCCCGAGCAAGGGCTGCTTGCACCCGAGCAACTGATCCTCGACGGCCAGCAGCGCCTGACCACGCTGACCCAGGTATTGAAGCTCGATGGCCCGGTGCAGACCCGCAACGAGAAGGGACGCGACGTCCAGCGCTACTACTACATCCACATCCCCACCGCCCTGGATGGCCCGGACCGGCTGGACGACGCCATCATCACCACCGATGAGACCCGCCAGCAACGCAGCGAATTCAAGCGCAAGCTGGATCTGGACCTGTCCACCCGCGAGCTGGAGTGCCAACACCTGTACTTCCCCTGCTCAGCCATCCTCGATCCGATGAGCTGGCTGAAGGATCTGTACCAGCACAATCCTGGCGCGGTTGCACAGTTCTTCGAATTCAAGGACGCCGTGCTGGATGCCTATAACGAGTACCAGCTGCCGTTGATCGTGCTGAAAAAGGAAACCAGCAAGGAAGCGGTATGCCTGGTGTTCGAGAAGGTCAACACCGGCGGCGTTCCGCTGTCGGTGTTTGAACTGGTTACCGCCAGCTATGCCGCCGACGGCTACAACCTGCGCGATGACTGGTACGGCAGCGCGCAACGCAAGACGCCGTCACGCTACAAGCGCATGAAGAACGCCGAAGCGCTGCTTGAAACCGTGCAGAACACCGACTTCCTGCAATCGATAACCTTGCTGCACACCTTGCAGCGCCGCCGCGAAGACATTGCTGCCAACAAGCAGGGCAAGAGCATCGCGCCGGTAAGTGCAAAGCGCTCCGCCGTGCTGGAGCTGCCCTTGGATGCCTACAAGCAACGCGCCGATGCATTGGAAGGTGGCTTCGTCCAGGCTGCAAGATTCCTGCGCGATGAATGCGTCAGGCAGACCCGCGACCTTCCCTATCGCACCCAGCTGGCGCCTTTGGCTGCGGTCATGGCCGAACTTGGGCCCAACCGCTGGCGCGAGCCGCGCATCTACCAGAAGCTGGCCTCCTGGTACTGGTGCGGCGTGCTGGGTGAGCTCTACGGCGGCGCAGTGGAAACCCGCGTCGCCAACGATGTTGAAGATGTACTGGCCTGGCTGGACGACGACAGCCAGGTGCCGCGCACCGTACAGGATGCAAACTTCCAGGCCGACCGGCTCAAGTCCCTGCGCAGCCGCCAAAGCGCGGCCTACAAAGGGGTCAATGTTCTGGTCCAACGCGGTGGTGCCAAGGATTTCTACTGGAAGTCCAGCATCCGCGAACTGGATGCCGATGATGTGGCGCTGGACATCCACCACATCTTCCCGCGCGACTGGTGCATCAAGCAGGGCATCGAAGCCAAGGTATACGACTCCATCATCAACAAGACCGCGATCTCCTACCGCGCCAACCGCAAGATTGGCGGCGCGGCACCCTCGCAGTACCTCAGTTCCCTGCAGCAGGACAAACAAGTGCAGCTCGGCGACACCGAGATGGATGCCGTGCTTCAAAGCCATGGCATTCCAAGTGCAGCCATGCGCAGCGACGACTTCGATGGATTCTATGCGCAACGTTCCGAAGGCCTGATGTCGCTGATCAAGGCCGCGATGGCCAAGACCAGCGCGAACGACCAGCCGTCTGGCTCCAACTGA
- a CDS encoding restriction endonuclease subunit S, producing MNWKIPESWCVVDLDTICNRITDGSHNPPAGMPSGLPMLSAKNIKARKISFDEYRLISQDAFDHEDKRTSITPGDVLLTIVGAIGRTAIALDSHQKFTLQRSVAVLKPDAIASKYLSYLLESPEAQSFFEKNAKGTAQKGIYLKTLGGMKVPVAPVAEQARIAQALDGLLAQVDTLKARLDTLPALIKHFRESVLETATSGKLTENWRKNYGNREWKSIAVGELCRLKSGIAASIDLEHHEGSHKYFKVGEMNLKGNELYLHETGRYLSLDDFSEKALLPAGSIVFPKRGGAIATNKKRILKEESFVDLNVMGLIVPTGVEVLYVYRWLETIDLAKLNTGTAIPQINNSDIAPLIIPLPPSDEQYEIVRRVEQLFVFADQLEARLADARQRVDALTQSILAKAFRGELVPQDPNDEPASVLLERIAAQRAAEPKPKRGRKTAAH from the coding sequence GTGAACTGGAAAATTCCTGAAAGCTGGTGCGTCGTGGATCTCGACACAATTTGCAATCGAATTACTGATGGATCGCACAATCCACCCGCGGGCATGCCCTCGGGCTTGCCGATGCTTAGCGCTAAAAACATTAAGGCACGAAAAATAAGCTTCGACGAATATCGTTTGATCAGCCAAGATGCGTTCGACCATGAGGACAAGCGGACAAGCATCACCCCTGGCGACGTACTACTAACTATAGTCGGCGCAATTGGTCGAACCGCAATAGCTCTTGATTCGCATCAGAAATTCACCTTGCAGCGAAGCGTGGCAGTCCTCAAGCCGGACGCAATTGCATCAAAGTATCTGAGCTACCTTCTTGAATCTCCGGAAGCCCAATCCTTCTTTGAGAAGAATGCGAAAGGAACTGCGCAGAAAGGGATTTATCTAAAGACTCTGGGTGGAATGAAGGTGCCGGTTGCACCGGTAGCTGAGCAAGCACGCATCGCACAGGCGCTCGACGGTCTACTGGCTCAGGTGGACACCCTCAAGGCCCGCCTTGACACCCTGCCTGCACTGATAAAACACTTCCGAGAATCAGTGCTTGAAACAGCTACATCGGGAAAACTTACCGAAAATTGGCGCAAGAACTATGGCAATCGCGAATGGAAAAGCATCGCTGTCGGCGAACTATGCAGATTGAAAAGCGGTATCGCCGCCTCTATAGACCTAGAGCACCACGAGGGAAGTCACAAGTACTTCAAAGTTGGAGAGATGAACCTCAAGGGGAATGAGCTCTACCTCCATGAAACTGGTCGATATCTCTCCTTGGATGACTTCTCAGAGAAAGCTCTCTTACCAGCTGGATCCATTGTATTTCCCAAAAGAGGGGGAGCCATCGCGACGAATAAGAAAAGGATTCTGAAAGAGGAATCATTCGTCGACTTGAACGTAATGGGACTGATAGTCCCAACCGGCGTTGAAGTGCTTTACGTCTACCGCTGGCTCGAGACCATTGATCTCGCAAAACTCAATACCGGAACTGCAATTCCTCAAATCAACAATTCCGACATAGCCCCGCTAATCATTCCCCTTCCTCCTAGCGATGAACAATACGAGATCGTCCGCCGCGTCGAACAACTCTTCGTCTTCGCCGACCAACTAGAAGCCCGTTTGGCTGATGCCCGCCAGCGCGTCGACGCGCTGACCCAAAGCATCCTGGCCAAAGCCTTCCGTGGCGAGCTGGTACCGCAGGATCCGAATGACGAACCGGCCAGCGTGCTATTGGAGCGCATTGCCGCCCAGCGCGCCGCCGAACCAAAACCCAAGCGCGGCCGCAAGACGGCAGCACACTAA